A single window of Gossypium hirsutum isolate 1008001.06 chromosome A10, Gossypium_hirsutum_v2.1, whole genome shotgun sequence DNA harbors:
- the LOC107936335 gene encoding uncharacterized protein: MGSHSIITSISSAPPSLPLRFVPEVVAFSGHLSHRKTRGLLLYPQTANAFSSPLLVHAPVVFAFSKDLFNRKRRGLEVVTRAGANTSSYVFAAVFPLSLLAITIFTSIKIADKLDEDFLEDISINQAVKEAEDEGDDGDDGGDDDAISLEEIVQEPVLPRTRNRPKREV, from the exons ATGGGGAGTCACTCAATCATCACCAGTATTAGCTCAGCCCCACCTTCACTCCCTCTCCGTTTTGTTCCGGAGGTCGTTGCATTCTCCGGCCACCTATCTCACCGGAAAACGAGAGGGCTCCTTCTCTATCCCCAGACCGCAAATGCATTCTCCAGTCCACTCCTCGTGCATGCTCCGGTAGTTTTTGCATTCTccaaagacctgtttaaccggaAAAGGAGAGGATTAGAGGTGGTGACACGTGCGGGTGCCAACACCAGCAGCTACGTGTTCGCGGCAGTGTTCCCGCTCTCACTTCTAGCTATCACCATCTTTACTTCCATCAAGATTGCTGATAAGCTCGACGAAGACTTCCTAGAAGAT ATCTCTATAAATCAAGCAGTAAAGGAGGCAGAGGACGAGggtgatgatggtgatgatggtGGTGATGATGATGCTATTTCATTGGAGGAAATAGTGCAAGAACCAGTGCTTCCACGTACTCGAAATCGGCCCAAGAGGGAAGTGTAA
- the LOC107936336 gene encoding LOB domain-containing protein 21, which yields MRSHEPRSTSSCAACKLLKRRCSPTCIFAPYFRSDEPKKFTKVHKVFGASNVSKILIEVPEEQREDTVNSLVYEAEARLRDPVYGCIGAIALLQRKMIELQHDLALARARLARYAANYSTGVAGTELDRLTMTGLGEFLVACGGFMDSFNQSSSYQVNQDAHMYDLTQIPYVYHDQL from the coding sequence ATGAGGAGCCATGAGCCACGTTCCACTTCCTCTTGTGCAGCTTGCAAGCTCTTGAAAAGGAGGTGCAGTCCCACCTGCATTTTTGCACCCTATTTCCGGTCCGACGAGCCGAAGAAATTCACGAAGGTCCATAAAGTTTTCGGAGCTAGCAACGTCAGCAAGATCTTGATCGAGGTTCCCGAAGAACAGCGTGAGGACACCGTGAACTCCTTGGTTTACGAAGCTGAGGCAAGGCTTCGTGACCCTGTCTATGGTTGCATAGGTGCCATAGCCTTGTTGCAAAGGAAGATGATCGAGCTTCAACACGATTTGGCCCTTGCGAGAGCTCGTTTGGCTCGGTACGCTGCGAACTACTCAACTGGTGTTGCTGGTACGGAACTTGACCGGCTTACCATGACGGGTTTAGGTGAGTTCCTAGTTGCTTGTGGTGGATTCATGGATAGTTTTAACCAAAGTTCATCATATCAAGTGAACCAAGATGCACATATGTATGATCTTACCCAAATTCCATATGTATATCATGATCAACTTTGA